CGTTGTCGTTATCATCGGCATTTTGGCCGCCCTGGCTATTCCGCGTTTCATGAAGGCTTCCGCCAAGTCCAAGACCTCTGAAGCCCAGCTTCTGCTCAAGCAGATCTATACCATGGAACGTTCCTACAAACAGCAGTATGACACTTATTCCGCTGACCTGGCCGCCATCGGCGTAGTCATACCGGGTAACGCCAACTACGACTACACGATCGTGGCGGACGCTACCAGCTTCACCGC
The window above is part of the Candidatus Zixiibacteriota bacterium genome. Proteins encoded here:
- a CDS encoding prepilin-type N-terminal cleavage/methylation domain-containing protein — its product is MLQKFHKRNSKGFTLIELMIVVVIIGILAALAIPRFMKASAKSKTSEAQLLLKQIYTMERSYKQQYDTYSADLAAIGVVIPGNANYDYTIVADATSFTA